A stretch of Rhizobium sp. TH2 DNA encodes these proteins:
- a CDS encoding polysaccharide deacetylase family protein, which yields MNSHLSGKLKVLAGRAWRKLGLPQPQRPAILMYHRIAIAAGDPWDLCVSPDNFTSQLQALKRRRCVLSLPEFAARHADGSLPGNAVAITFDDGYACNAEIAAPLLVEAGLPATIFLCTGMIDASRWFWWDALEEIVMTHAGSTLQLDAETEPVQLGPIDASEVRRRWRAFITQPTARQAAYIALWSRLKFMSEPDRQAAMISLHTQSGVSANAPVAARSMSLTQTRVLASRPGIEIGAHTVTHPALGEISSDAQRLEITTSKVACEGMIGRPVVSFAYPYGSHTAETARLVREAGLMQACTTIAEPVSATSDRSTLPRYQVLDWSGDVLVRKLGL from the coding sequence GGGCTGCCCCAGCCCCAGCGTCCGGCGATCCTGATGTACCATCGCATCGCCATCGCCGCCGGCGACCCGTGGGACCTCTGTGTTTCACCGGATAACTTCACGTCACAACTGCAGGCTCTGAAACGACGTCGATGCGTACTTTCTCTACCGGAGTTTGCCGCGAGACACGCCGACGGAAGCCTGCCCGGCAACGCCGTGGCCATTACCTTCGACGACGGTTATGCCTGCAATGCCGAGATCGCGGCGCCCTTGCTGGTCGAGGCCGGGCTGCCCGCAACAATATTTCTCTGCACCGGCATGATCGACGCGTCGCGCTGGTTCTGGTGGGATGCGCTCGAGGAAATTGTGATGACCCATGCAGGCAGCACCCTGCAACTCGATGCCGAGACCGAACCAGTGCAACTCGGGCCTATCGATGCGTCCGAGGTTCGTCGCCGGTGGCGCGCATTCATTACACAGCCCACGGCGCGCCAAGCCGCCTATATTGCTCTCTGGTCCCGCCTGAAGTTCATGAGCGAACCGGATCGCCAGGCGGCGATGATCAGCCTTCATACGCAATCCGGTGTTTCCGCCAATGCGCCTGTCGCGGCGCGATCCATGAGCCTCACTCAAACTCGCGTACTGGCGAGTCGGCCCGGGATCGAGATCGGTGCCCATACGGTCACACATCCGGCGCTGGGCGAAATTTCGTCGGATGCGCAGCGCCTGGAGATCACGACAAGCAAGGTTGCCTGCGAAGGCATGATAGGCAGACCCGTCGTATCGTTCGCCTATCCCTATGGCAGTCACACCGCCGAGACGGCCCGTCTGGTGCGAGAAGCGGGTTTGATGCAAGCCTGTACCACTATCGCCGAACCAGTATCGGCAACTTCGGATCGCTCGACACTGCCGCGTTATCAGGTACTCGACTGGTCCGGAGATGTTCTTGTTCGCAAGCTCGGTCTGTAA